Proteins encoded by one window of Alphaproteobacteria bacterium:
- a CDS encoding tetratricopeptide repeat protein produces MAGKLAQLGRGLGAALLVLAGLTAATGAATGAAAAEGASEGSVYGKYLAGRHAHRNNDAVAAARYYAEVLAEDPDNELLLHPAFIVTLAVGKIDAGVALAKKLLRSQKRDVLGNLVLTLQAVIAGDFAAAEKQLSKASRRRSGALLVPLVKAWTLAGKQPDKALAALAPLKKKKFRLFEAYHRALVNDLAGRVQAADEAFREVTAKQDFRSLREIEAYGGFLARQGRFDEATALYRSFLEEIRDPDNPLILEALKESQGKKAPARLVPDVKAGLAEVFYGVAAAAAQGRTREVAKVYVQLAIHLQPGSAVALTLLGGLLDQDERTAEANAVYARIGGGTAYGWRARIRMADNLNRLDKVEAATKLLRGMAKERPQRIDALVTLGDILRGHERYAESAGIYDQAISRIGQPESKHWTLYYARGISRERTKRWPEAEQDFLTSLELKPDQALVLNYLGYSWIDRGQHLDKARKLIERAVELRPRDGYIIDSLGWLLYRLGEFEGAVKQLERAVSLRPQDPIINDHLGDAYWRAGRRLEAVFQWRHALVLKPDRDTIPVIREKLTKGLKEEVKPDFKPGDKDATGN; encoded by the coding sequence ATGGCGGGCAAATTGGCTCAGCTGGGCCGCGGCCTTGGCGCCGCCCTGCTGGTCCTGGCTGGGTTGACGGCGGCCACAGGGGCGGCCACAGGGGCGGCAGCGGCGGAGGGCGCCAGCGAGGGCTCGGTCTACGGCAAGTACCTGGCCGGACGCCACGCCCACCGCAACAACGATGCGGTGGCGGCGGCGCGCTATTACGCCGAGGTCCTGGCCGAAGACCCGGACAACGAATTGCTGCTCCACCCGGCCTTCATCGTGACCCTGGCGGTGGGAAAGATCGACGCCGGCGTGGCGCTGGCGAAAAAGCTTCTGCGGAGCCAGAAACGCGACGTGCTGGGCAACCTGGTGCTGACTTTGCAAGCCGTCATTGCCGGCGATTTCGCGGCCGCGGAGAAGCAGTTGTCCAAGGCCAGCCGGCGCCGCAGCGGCGCCCTGCTGGTGCCGCTGGTCAAGGCCTGGACCCTGGCCGGCAAGCAGCCCGACAAAGCCCTGGCCGCGCTGGCGCCGCTCAAGAAGAAGAAATTCCGTCTCTTCGAGGCCTACCACCGGGCCCTGGTCAACGACCTGGCGGGGCGGGTACAAGCCGCCGACGAGGCTTTTCGCGAGGTTACCGCGAAGCAGGACTTCCGTTCGCTGCGCGAGATCGAGGCCTATGGTGGCTTCCTCGCCCGCCAAGGTCGTTTCGACGAGGCCACGGCACTCTACCGCTCGTTCCTCGAGGAAATCAGGGATCCCGACAATCCGCTTATCCTCGAGGCGCTCAAGGAAAGCCAGGGCAAAAAGGCCCCGGCCCGCCTGGTGCCCGACGTCAAGGCAGGACTGGCGGAAGTGTTCTACGGCGTCGCCGCGGCGGCGGCCCAGGGTCGGACCCGCGAGGTGGCCAAGGTCTACGTCCAGCTTGCCATCCACCTCCAGCCAGGCTCGGCCGTGGCGCTGACGCTGTTGGGCGGCCTCTTGGATCAGGACGAGCGCACGGCCGAGGCCAACGCCGTCTACGCCCGTATCGGCGGGGGCACGGCCTACGGCTGGCGGGCGCGCATCCGCATGGCCGACAACCTCAACCGTTTGGACAAGGTCGAGGCTGCCACCAAGCTGCTGCGCGGCATGGCCAAGGAACGGCCCCAACGCATCGATGCTCTGGTGACGTTGGGGGATATCCTGCGCGGACACGAGCGCTACGCCGAATCGGCAGGCATCTACGATCAGGCCATCTCTCGCATCGGCCAGCCCGAAAGCAAGCATTGGACTCTCTATTACGCCCGCGGCATCAGTCGCGAACGCACCAAGCGCTGGCCCGAGGCGGAGCAGGATTTTCTCACTTCGCTCGAGCTCAAGCCCGATCAGGCACTGGTGCTCAACTACCTGGGCTATTCCTGGATCGATCGCGGCCAGCACCTGGACAAGGCGCGCAAGCTGATCGAACGGGCCGTCGAGTTGCGCCCCCGCGACGGCTATATCATCGACAGCCTGGGCTGGCTGCTCTATCGACTGGGCGAGTTCGAGGGCGCCGTCAAGCAGCTCGAAAGGGCGGTTTCACTGCGGCCCCAAGACCCCATCATCAACGACCATCTGGGCGATGCCTACTGGCGCGCCGGTCGCCGCCTCGAGGCGGTTTTCCAGTGGCGCCACGCCCTGGTGCTGAAGCCGGACAGGGACACCATCCCGGTGATCCGGGAGAAACTCACCAAGGGGCTCAAGGAAGAGGTGAAGCCCGACTTCAAGCCGGGTGACAAGGATGCCACCGGCAATTGA